The Verrucomicrobiota bacterium DNA segment CCGCCGAGTTTTTCATCGATGTGTTCGTAACCGCGGTCGATGTGATACACCCGATTGATCTCCGTATAACCGTCAGCGCGCAGTCCGGCCAGGACCAGCGCAGCCGAAGCGCGCAGATCGCTGGCCATGACCGGTGCGCCGCTCAGGGCGCCGACCCCTAAAATCCGCGCGGTGGCACCGTCCAGTTCGATGGCGGCGCCCATCCGTTTCAATTCGGACACGTGCATGAAGCGCTGCGGGAAGATGTTTTCGGTAACGCTGCTCTCTCCGTCGGCCATGGAAAGCAGGGCGCACATCTGGGCCTGCATGTCGGTGGGAAAACCCGGGTAAGGTTCGGTCTTCAAGTGCAACGGCTTGGGAGTACCGTTGGCCGAAATCGTGACGGACCCGTTATTGCCGGAAATGTGGTATCCTGCGGTCCGGAGCGCATCGGTGACCGCAGCGAGGTGGTCAGCCCTGGTACGGGTGACGCTCACCTGTTTGCCCGCCAGCGCACCGGCAATGAGGAAGGTACCGGCCTCAATACGGTCCGGGATCACTTCGTGTTCGGTCCCGTGAAGCTCGCTGACCCCTTCGATCGTGATGGTCGAGGTACCGGCCCCGTGCACATTTGCACCCATCTTGTTGAGAAAATCGGCAAGGTCGATCACCTCGGGTTCGCACGCCGCGTCTTCGATCACCGTTACCCCGTCCGCCAGGACCGCGGCCATCATGACGTTATCGGTGCCAAGCACGCTGGTACCGTACCTTCCCTTCATTGAGACGCGGGCGCCGCGCAGCCGTGGTGCAAACAGTTTCACGTTACCGGCATGCACCCGGACGGCCGCTCCAAGCGCTTCGAAGCCCCGAAGGTGCAGATCGATAGGCCGGTCGCCGATCACGCAGCCTCCCGGCAGGGACACGGTCGCTTCCTTTTCGCGACCCAGTAAGGGACCCAGGACGCAGATTGAAGCTCGCATTTTGCGGACGACGTCGTATGGCGCCACCGTCCTGACCGTTTCCGCTTTGACCGTCACGGTGCCGCTGGCCCGCTCAACGTCGGCCCCGAGGTGCGTGAGGATCTGCAGCAGGTAATGCACATCGCTCAGGTCCGGGACGCGGTGAATGATGCACTCATCGCGGGTGAGCAAGGTCGCAGCAATGATAGGCAAGGCGGAATTTTTCGAACCGCTGACCTTCACCGTGCCCGCCAATGCGCGACCACCGTGCACGATAATCTTATCCATAGCTTGCGCCGACGACTCGGATGACCCCTTGGTAATCCTTGCGGGTGAAAATGTCTCGATATTTTTCTGCCGCCAACGAATTGCAGACGTCGCTCGCCTGGCCGGCCCCGATTTCCAAAATCAGAAGCCCACCCGGTCTCAAGTACGACGGGGCATCTCGGATCAGGCGCCGAATCAATTGCAAACCGTCCGGGCCGCCGTCGAGCGCTGAAATGGGATCCCGCCGTACCTCGGCCGCCAAGGCCGCGATCTGGGTCGTCGGAATGTAAGGCAGATTTGCTGCGATTAGGTCAGCGGCCGGCTCCGGGGCTGACGCGGAGAGCAGGTCGCCTTCGACGAAACGGACCCGTGAAGTCACCTCGTGAAGGCCGGCATTTTCTGAAGCCAGGTCCAGGGCCTGCACAGACCGGTCGATGGCGGTGACGTGGAGCTCGGGACGTTCCAGGGCGAGCGTGATTCCGATCACGCCTGAGCCCGTGCCGACGTCGATCGCGAGCCGGCCCGAGGCGTCCCGAGGCAAACGGCCCAGCGCTTCTTCCACCAGGAGCTCCGTTTCCGGACGCGGGATCAACGCCCGGGCGTCGGTTTTGAAACGACGCCCGAAAAAGTCCCAGTAGCCGAGCACGTGTTGCAGGGGTTCGCGTTCGGCCCGCCGGCGCACCTTGGTCCGCAGGACGCTGAGTTCGCGCTCCGAAACGTTGCGATCAAACTCGAGGTAAAGATCGAGACGCCGCTTTCCCAGGGCGTCAGCCAGAAGATGCTCAATGTTCAAGCGCGGGCTTTCAATCCCTCGCTGAGCGAAATAAGCGGTGGTCGACTGCAGGATTTCAAGGACCGTCACGACCGGATGGAGAGGTGGATGCCTGCGCGTGTGTGCCAGTGCCAAAGCCTTCCGAAGTTAGGCGGCAGCCGCCTCCAGACCGGCTTCGCGCAACCGTTGTTCGAGATCGCTGGCCTGCAGCGCCGCCACCATCTCGTCCATCTGTCCCTCCATGAAAAGGTCCAGGTTGTACAAGGTCAGACCGATCCGGTGATCGGTCACCCGGTTTTGTGGAAAATTGTAAGTCCGGATTTTTTCCTCGCGTCCGCCGGAGCCGATCAGGCTGCGCCGGTGGGCTGAGTATTTTTCCGCTTCCTCCTGCTGTTTCTCCTCAAGCAAGCGGGCGCGCAAAATCGTCAACGCTTTTTCCTTGTTCTTTTGTTGGCTGCGGCCGTCCTGGCAACGGACGATTCTGCCCGTTGGGATATGCAGGACCTGGACCGCTGAGTCGGTCGTATTAACTCCCTGGCCGCCAGGTCCGCCTGCCCGGCAAACTTCGATCCGAAGATCTTCCGGCCGTAATTCAACGTCCACCTCTTCCGCTTCGGGCAAGACCGCGACGGTGGCGGTGGAAGTATGGATCCGGCCCTGCGCTTCGGTCACCGGCACTCGTTGAACCCGATGAACGCCGCTCTCGTAGCGCAAGGCGCGGAACACGGCCTCGCCGCTGACCTTGAAAATGATCTCCTTGAACCCGCCGAGCTCCGACGGGCTGCTTTCCAGCTCCTCGATTCTGTAGCCGCGTCCTTCCGCGTACCGGCTGTACATGCGGAAAAGGTCGGCCGCAAACAGGGCGGCCTCGTTGCCGCCGGTTCCGGCACGAATCTCCATGATCGCGTCCCGATCTTCGTGAGGCTCGGGAGGCAGCAGGGCCACCTGCACCTCCTTCGACAATCGCTCGACGCGCTGCTCCAGCTCCGGGATCTCGAGTTCGGCCAGTTCGGCCAGTTCAGGATCACCCGAAAGGGCAATCGCGCGATTGTCGGCCAGCTGCTTCCGGCTCCGCGCAAACTGATCCCACGTATCGAGCATCTGCTTCATGCGCGCGTGTTCGCGCATGATCTCCTTGGCCTGCTTCGGATTTGCAAACAGGGATCCCGAAGTAATCTGGGATTCCAGCTCCTGATATCGCCTTTTCTTCTGCTCGATGAGTGGCGCGAAGTCCATAAATAGAAAACGGTGATCGCGCTTTCCGCGCGCTCACCGTCCTCAAACCAAAAAGCGGATTTATTTTCGACCTTTGGCTACCAAAGTTTTGCCGTAACGACGCGCAAATTTTTCTACGCGGCCGGCCGTATCTACAAACTTTTGTTCGCCTGTAAAAAACGGGTGACAAGCCGCACAGATACCTATTTTGATGTCGCGACGGGTCGACCTGGTGTGATAGTGCGCACCGCAGGCGCACACAATCGTGGTCTCAACGTAATTAGGATGAATGCCGGCCTTCATTATTAAAAGGACGAAAAGGTACCACAGTGTGACTTCGACGCAAGTGCAACCCGGGCGTTTCAGCGAGGCTTGGGCCCAGGTCCTGGCCAGAAATGGTGAGAGCCCGGCGATTCTCCAGCCGGACGGCGCACCACTCCGGACTTTCGCCGGGATCGAGCAGGAACGCCGGACCTGGCGGGACGCACTGGGAGGCTTGCCGCACCGATCCGCCGTCCTTGGACAACTGGGTAACGCACCCGGCTGGCCGGCGTTATTCCTGGCCTGCCTCGACCTCGAGCTGGTGCTGGTTCCCGTTGAAAGCAGCATCCCGGAGGACCAGCTATCCAGGGTAGCGACCCTGGCCCGGGCTCAGGCGGTGATCAGGCCCGGGGGGACGGTCGAGGTTTTCGAACGGGACCGCCTGGCTTGGGGTGAGCCCGCGCCCGACGTGCTCAAGATCACTTCCGGGACCACCGGCTTGCCCCGCGCCGTCTGCTGTCGCGAACGCCACCTTGCGGCCGACTGCCGGAACATTTGTGCCACCATGGGCATCAGGCCTGAGGACATAAATTTCGGCGTAATTCCCTTTTCGCACTCCTATGGGTTCAGCAACCTGGTCACCCCGCTGCTCTGGCAGGGAACCAGGCTGGTCTGCGCGCACGACCGGTTGCCGCGCGCATTGCACCAGCAGCTTCGGGAATCCGGCAGCACCGTGTTCCCGGGTACGCCGGCCCTCTTCCAGGCCCTGGCGGCGCTGCCCGGCACGGAAGATCTCGGCCGGGTGCGGCTTTGCATCTCGGCAGGGGCTCCCCTGGCCGCGGAGGTGGTGCGCCAGTTTGTGCGCCGTTACGGCCTGGTGATTCACAGCTTTTACGGCTCATCGGAGTGCGGCGGCATCGCTTATGACCGGGTAGGTCGTCAGGATCAGCCGACCGGCTTTGCGGGCACCCCGATGGAAGGGGTAGAAATCCGGCTGGTCGAGGGCGACCGGATCGAAGTCTACGGCCCCAATGTTGCCGACGGTTATCTGCCGATCGCCGAACCGGAAGTGCTGGACGGGGCACGATTTCGACCGGGAGATCTGGTAACCTCCACGGAGGCGGGCCTGCGGCTCTACGGCCGCGTGTCCGATTTTATCAACGTGGCCGGCAAGAAGCTGCATCCCTCGATGATCGAGGAACACCTTCGCCGGTACCCGGGCGTGATTGATGCGATCGTTTTCGGCATTCCCTCGCCAAACCGTAACGAAGAGCTGATCGCGTACGTTGTCGCCGGCCCGGCGGTCACGCGCAGCCAGATCGAGGAACACTGCCGCGCCGGGCTCAGCGGATGGCAATTGCCGCGCGACGTCCTCGTCGTTTCCGAATTACCGGTAAACGACCGCGGCAAGTGCAGCCGCGCAGAACTCGCGCGGTTCTACCTTGAACGGCATCAGGCCGGGCCCGGCGTCTGACCTTCTAAAACGGCAGTTCCTTCGAGGTCGGATAACCGTGCTGCTGCCGGCCGATGTCGGCGTCGTAAAACTTGGTGGTTTTAAAACGCTCGTACCGCCCGTCAGCCGCGAAGGTGCGGACCCGATCGCGCAAGGCGTCCATCTCGGCAGGCTCCATAGGGTTGAAATCCCGGGCGATGGCGAGGTTTTGCTCGAGCACAGCCAGCGAATCCATGCCGCTGATGGTAGTCGCGACCGGCAGGCTCATCGCGTAGCGCAACCCTTCCTCCGGAGTAATCATCCCGCTGGTGATCATTTCGCCGCTTCCCCCCAGGCTCTTCATGCCCAACGCTGCCATGCCCCGCCGGTTTACCTCCGGCAAGACCTGGGTTTCAAAACTGCGGAACGTGGCATCGAAACAGTTCAAAGGCATCTGGACCGTGTCGAAAGGAAAATCGTGCGCCAGCATCCGTAAATGAATCGCCGGATCTTTATGACCGGTGA contains these protein-coding regions:
- the murA gene encoding UDP-N-acetylglucosamine 1-carboxyvinyltransferase; protein product: MDKIIVHGGRALAGTVKVSGSKNSALPIIAATLLTRDECIIHRVPDLSDVHYLLQILTHLGADVERASGTVTVKAETVRTVAPYDVVRKMRASICVLGPLLGREKEATVSLPGGCVIGDRPIDLHLRGFEALGAAVRVHAGNVKLFAPRLRGARVSMKGRYGTSVLGTDNVMMAAVLADGVTVIEDAACEPEVIDLADFLNKMGANVHGAGTSTITIEGVSELHGTEHEVIPDRIEAGTFLIAGALAGKQVSVTRTRADHLAAVTDALRTAGYHISGNNGSVTISANGTPKPLHLKTEPYPGFPTDMQAQMCALLSMADGESSVTENIFPQRFMHVSELKRMGAAIELDGATARILGVGALSGAPVMASDLRASAALVLAGLRADGYTEINRVYHIDRGYEHIDEKLGGLGAHIERVKV
- the prmC gene encoding peptide chain release factor N(5)-glutamine methyltransferase, whose translation is MAHTRRHPPLHPVVTVLEILQSTTAYFAQRGIESPRLNIEHLLADALGKRRLDLYLEFDRNVSERELSVLRTKVRRRAEREPLQHVLGYWDFFGRRFKTDARALIPRPETELLVEEALGRLPRDASGRLAIDVGTGSGVIGITLALERPELHVTAIDRSVQALDLASENAGLHEVTSRVRFVEGDLLSASAPEPAADLIAANLPYIPTTQIAALAAEVRRDPISALDGGPDGLQLIRRLIRDAPSYLRPGGLLILEIGAGQASDVCNSLAAEKYRDIFTRKDYQGVIRVVGASYG
- the prfA gene encoding peptide chain release factor 1 is translated as MDFAPLIEQKKRRYQELESQITSGSLFANPKQAKEIMREHARMKQMLDTWDQFARSRKQLADNRAIALSGDPELAELAELEIPELEQRVERLSKEVQVALLPPEPHEDRDAIMEIRAGTGGNEAALFAADLFRMYSRYAEGRGYRIEELESSPSELGGFKEIIFKVSGEAVFRALRYESGVHRVQRVPVTEAQGRIHTSTATVAVLPEAEEVDVELRPEDLRIEVCRAGGPGGQGVNTTDSAVQVLHIPTGRIVRCQDGRSQQKNKEKALTILRARLLEEKQQEEAEKYSAHRRSLIGSGGREEKIRTYNFPQNRVTDHRIGLTLYNLDLFMEGQMDEMVAALQASDLEQRLREAGLEAAAA
- the rpmE gene encoding 50S ribosomal protein L31: MKAGIHPNYVETTIVCACGAHYHTRSTRRDIKIGICAACHPFFTGEQKFVDTAGRVEKFARRYGKTLVAKGRK
- a CDS encoding acyl--CoA ligase, translated to MTSTQVQPGRFSEAWAQVLARNGESPAILQPDGAPLRTFAGIEQERRTWRDALGGLPHRSAVLGQLGNAPGWPALFLACLDLELVLVPVESSIPEDQLSRVATLARAQAVIRPGGTVEVFERDRLAWGEPAPDVLKITSGTTGLPRAVCCRERHLAADCRNICATMGIRPEDINFGVIPFSHSYGFSNLVTPLLWQGTRLVCAHDRLPRALHQQLRESGSTVFPGTPALFQALAALPGTEDLGRVRLCISAGAPLAAEVVRQFVRRYGLVIHSFYGSSECGGIAYDRVGRQDQPTGFAGTPMEGVEIRLVEGDRIEVYGPNVADGYLPIAEPEVLDGARFRPGDLVTSTEAGLRLYGRVSDFINVAGKKLHPSMIEEHLRRYPGVIDAIVFGIPSPNRNEELIAYVVAGPAVTRSQIEEHCRAGLSGWQLPRDVLVVSELPVNDRGKCSRAELARFYLERHQAGPGV